A window of Proteus columbae contains these coding sequences:
- a CDS encoding YggS family pyridoxal phosphate-dependent enzyme: MNTIKQNLVNVRSHIDTAAQKCGRSSEEITLLAVSKTKPVSDIEKAIACGQTEFGENYVQEGVDKIHYFANNHTLVWHFIGPLQSNKTRLVAENFDWCHTIDRLKIAQRLSDQRPDSLPPLNVLIQINISDENSKSGINLSELDGLAAQISILSGIKLRGLMAIPAPESKYDKQVEVLEKMHLAFKQLQSQYPNIDTLSMGMTSDMEAAIACGSTLVRIGTAIFGARDYATK; encoded by the coding sequence ATGAATACTATTAAACAGAATCTCGTCAATGTCAGGTCTCACATTGACACAGCAGCGCAGAAATGCGGCCGTTCTTCAGAAGAAATAACACTACTTGCAGTGAGTAAAACCAAACCTGTGAGTGACATCGAAAAAGCAATAGCATGTGGACAAACTGAATTTGGTGAGAACTATGTCCAAGAAGGTGTTGATAAAATCCATTATTTTGCTAATAACCACACTTTAGTGTGGCACTTTATCGGCCCTTTACAGTCAAATAAAACACGCCTTGTTGCTGAGAATTTCGATTGGTGCCATACCATTGATAGATTAAAAATCGCTCAAAGATTAAGTGACCAACGTCCTGATTCATTGCCACCATTGAATGTACTTATTCAAATAAATATCAGTGATGAAAATAGTAAATCAGGTATTAATCTGAGTGAGCTTGATGGGTTAGCAGCACAAATTTCTATTCTTTCAGGCATTAAATTACGTGGATTAATGGCTATTCCAGCACCTGAAAGCAAGTATGACAAACAAGTTGAAGTGCTAGAAAAAATGCATCTCGCATTTAAGCAATTACAATCTCAATATCCCAATATAGATACGTTATCTATGGGAATGACGAGTGATATGGAAGCAGCTATTGCTTGTGGTTCAACACTCGTTCGTATTGGTACAGCAATTTTTGGCGCAAGAGATTACGCGACTAAGTAG
- a CDS encoding type IV pilus twitching motility protein PilT: MKMENLIAYSVKHNASDLHLCCGDVPRLRINGILYQQNQCKPITSDSLLTWLKPFLSDAQKQTFEHEGQVDTALTLSCGQRLRINLFRQQKGVSAVLRIIETQIPSLDKLRVPKSVSTLLDNYSHGLILVTGATGSGKSSTLAAMINHLNQYQRQHILTLEDPIEFIHGNKQSIVQQREIGRDVQHTANAIKSALRQDPDVIMLGELRDAQSIQLALTAAETGHLVLATLHTQGAAQTLERVTNVFTGNERQWISSQLACSLRAIISQELVPSTEGGRVALFEIMQVTQGISHLIREGKYHQVTTLMQTGCEYGMQTFMLSRQQRQHEGLIQAE; the protein is encoded by the coding sequence ATGAAAATGGAAAATTTAATTGCATATAGTGTAAAGCATAACGCTTCGGATCTGCACCTTTGTTGTGGTGATGTACCTCGATTGCGGATCAATGGAATACTTTATCAACAAAATCAATGTAAACCTATCACTTCCGATAGTCTACTAACGTGGCTCAAGCCTTTTTTGAGTGATGCTCAAAAGCAAACTTTTGAGCATGAAGGGCAGGTTGATACGGCACTTACACTGTCTTGTGGGCAACGACTTCGTATTAATTTATTTCGCCAACAAAAAGGTGTCTCAGCAGTATTAAGAATAATTGAAACACAAATTCCTTCTTTAGATAAACTTCGAGTACCCAAATCGGTTTCAACATTATTAGATAATTATTCTCATGGACTTATTTTAGTGACTGGCGCAACAGGAAGTGGAAAATCATCGACATTAGCCGCAATGATCAACCATTTAAACCAATATCAACGTCAGCATATTTTGACATTAGAAGATCCTATTGAATTTATACATGGCAATAAGCAAAGCATTGTACAGCAAAGGGAAATAGGGCGAGATGTTCAACATACTGCAAATGCAATAAAGAGTGCTCTACGCCAAGATCCAGATGTCATTATGTTGGGTGAGTTAAGAGATGCACAAAGTATTCAGTTGGCATTAACGGCAGCAGAAACAGGGCATTTGGTGCTGGCAACATTGCATACTCAAGGGGCGGCACAAACGCTTGAGCGCGTAACTAATGTATTTACAGGTAATGAGCGGCAATGGATTTCATCACAATTAGCGTGCAGTTTAAGGGCGATAATTTCACAAGAGTTAGTGCCTTCAACTGAAGGTGGGCGTGTGGCGTTATTTGAAATAATGCAGGTTACGCAGGGTATTTCACATCTTATAAGAGAAGGAAAATACCACCAAGTGACAACATTAATGCAAACAGGCTGTGAATACGGTATGCAAACCTTCATGTTAAGTCGGCAGCAACGCCAACATGAAGGTTTAATTCAAGCTGAATGA
- the ruvX gene encoding Holliday junction resolvase RuvX — protein MSNRTVMGFDFGTKSIGAAIGQEITGTARPLASFKAKDGIPDWTQIEKIIKEWQPDLVVVGLPLNMDGTEQLVTTQAKKFANRLHGRFGVQIALHDERLSTVEARAHLFERGGYRSLDKGSVDAASAVIILESWFEQQP, from the coding sequence ATGTCAAACAGAACGGTAATGGGCTTTGATTTCGGCACTAAAAGCATTGGTGCCGCTATTGGTCAAGAAATTACAGGAACCGCTAGACCTTTAGCCTCATTTAAAGCAAAAGATGGTATTCCTGATTGGACTCAAATCGAAAAAATCATAAAAGAGTGGCAACCTGATTTAGTGGTTGTCGGCTTACCTCTTAATATGGATGGCACCGAACAGTTAGTCACAACTCAAGCTAAAAAGTTTGCTAATCGCCTTCATGGTCGATTTGGTGTACAAATTGCGTTGCATGATGAACGCCTTAGCACCGTAGAAGCTCGCGCTCATCTTTTTGAACGTGGTGGTTACCGCTCCTTAGATAAAGGCAGTGTAGATGCAGCATCTGCCGTTATTATTCTTGAAAGCTGGTTTGAACAGCAACCCTAA
- a CDS encoding YqgE/AlgH family protein yields MNLLNHFLIAMPSLSDPLFERSVVYVCEHNENGAMGLIINKPIEDISVEGVLDQLEIFSTDRDEAISLQKPVMSGGPVAEEHGFILHTPVSGFSSSIKISDSTMITTSKDVLETLGTARQPEKTLVSLGYSSWEQGQLEKEILENSWLTVEASPQIIFDTPIAERWHKAAELIGINIHTISPIAGHA; encoded by the coding sequence ATGAATTTACTTAACCATTTTCTTATTGCTATGCCTTCATTAAGCGATCCGTTATTTGAACGCTCGGTCGTCTATGTTTGCGAACATAATGAAAACGGTGCGATGGGCTTAATTATTAATAAACCTATCGAAGATATCTCTGTGGAAGGTGTATTAGATCAATTGGAAATTTTTTCGACTGATAGAGACGAAGCAATTAGCTTACAAAAACCTGTGATGTCAGGAGGCCCAGTTGCAGAAGAACATGGTTTTATCTTGCATACTCCAGTTTCAGGTTTTAGTTCTAGCATCAAAATTAGTGACAGCACAATGATCACAACTTCCAAAGATGTATTAGAAACCCTAGGTACAGCAAGGCAACCAGAAAAAACATTAGTCTCTCTAGGTTATTCCAGTTGGGAACAAGGCCAATTAGAGAAAGAGATTTTAGAAAATAGCTGGCTAACAGTTGAAGCCTCACCTCAAATTATTTTTGATACCCCTATTGCTGAACGTTGGCATAAAGCCGCTGAATTAATTGGGATTAATATCCACACCATTTCACCAATAGCGGGTCACGCATAA
- the gshB gene encoding glutathione synthase encodes MIKLGIVMDPISSIKIKKDTSFAMLLEAQRRGWEIHYMEMNDLYLHQGEARAHTRLLSVEENPKKWFEFGQEQDIALGELDTILMRKDPPFDTEFIYATYILERAEDMGTLIVNKPQSLRDCNEKLFTAWFPTLTPDTLVTREAKHLRAFHEKHGDVIFKPLDGMGGASIFRLKKDDPNVGVIIETLTEHGHRFCMAQNFLPEIVNGDKRILVVDGEPVPYCLARIPAKGETRGNLAAGGRGEARPLTESDWAIARQVAPILKQKGLIFVGLDVIGDRLTEINVTSPTCAREIEAAYPDISITGMLMDAIEVRLNKKN; translated from the coding sequence ATGATTAAATTAGGTATTGTGATGGACCCAATTTCATCCATCAAAATCAAAAAAGACACCAGCTTTGCCATGCTATTAGAAGCGCAACGTCGTGGCTGGGAAATTCATTATATGGAGATGAACGATCTTTACCTACACCAAGGTGAAGCACGCGCTCACACTCGTTTACTCAGCGTAGAAGAGAACCCAAAAAAATGGTTTGAATTTGGCCAAGAGCAGGATATTGCTTTAGGTGAATTAGATACTATTTTAATGCGTAAAGATCCGCCTTTTGATACCGAATTTATCTACGCAACCTATATTTTAGAACGCGCTGAAGATATGGGAACACTGATAGTCAATAAGCCACAAAGCTTACGTGACTGTAATGAAAAACTCTTTACTGCATGGTTCCCGACATTAACACCCGACACATTAGTCACTCGTGAAGCTAAGCATTTACGTGCTTTCCATGAAAAACACGGTGATGTTATTTTCAAGCCACTAGATGGTATGGGTGGTGCATCAATCTTCCGCTTGAAAAAAGATGATCCAAACGTAGGTGTTATTATTGAAACATTGACAGAACATGGTCATCGTTTCTGTATGGCACAAAATTTCCTACCTGAAATCGTTAACGGCGACAAACGTATCCTTGTTGTTGATGGCGAACCAGTGCCTTATTGCTTAGCTCGAATTCCTGCAAAAGGCGAAACACGAGGTAACTTAGCTGCTGGTGGTCGTGGAGAAGCTCGTCCATTAACAGAAAGTGATTGGGCAATTGCGCGTCAAGTTGCACCTATTCTTAAACAAAAAGGTCTTATTTTTGTCGGACTAGATGTTATTGGCGATCGTTTGACTGAGATTAACGTTACAAGCCCAACCTGTGCCCGTGAAATTGAAGCAGCTTATCCTGATATTTCTATTACAGGCATGTTAATGGATGCTATTGAAGTACGCTTAAACAAGAAAAACTAA
- the rsmE gene encoding 16S rRNA (uracil(1498)-N(3))-methyltransferase: MRIPRIYHPEPLTAGTQTALDEEASNHVGRVLRMSTGQKLALFDGSNQVFDAEIIESTKKSVTVQINDGIVDDKESPLDLHLGQVLSRGEKMEFTIQKSVELGVNTITPLISERCGVKLDPSRLEKKHQQWQKIIISACEQCGRNRIPQLMPVMSLEEWCAQDDSSLKLNLHPRANQSINTLPLPVKKVRLLIGPEGGLSPEEIAMTAEHHFTDILLGPRVLRTETTALTAITALQVRFGDLG, encoded by the coding sequence ATGCGTATTCCTCGCATTTATCATCCAGAACCACTCACAGCAGGTACTCAAACAGCATTAGATGAAGAAGCATCTAATCATGTTGGGCGTGTATTAAGAATGTCTACTGGGCAAAAACTGGCACTGTTTGATGGTTCAAATCAGGTATTTGATGCTGAAATTATCGAAAGCACAAAGAAGTCAGTCACTGTGCAAATTAATGATGGCATTGTTGATGATAAAGAATCCCCTCTCGACCTCCATTTAGGGCAAGTGCTTTCACGAGGCGAGAAAATGGAGTTTACTATTCAAAAATCAGTTGAGTTAGGTGTTAATACGATCACTCCACTGATCTCCGAACGCTGTGGTGTTAAACTTGACCCTAGCCGTTTAGAGAAAAAGCATCAGCAATGGCAAAAAATTATTATCTCGGCATGTGAGCAATGTGGCAGAAATCGCATTCCACAATTAATGCCAGTGATGTCATTAGAAGAATGGTGTGCTCAAGATGATAGTAGTTTAAAACTCAATTTACATCCTAGGGCTAACCAAAGTATTAATACCTTACCCTTACCGGTTAAAAAAGTGCGCTTATTGATTGGCCCTGAGGGTGGACTTTCTCCTGAAGAAATCGCCATGACAGCAGAGCACCATTTTACTGATATTTTATTAGGTCCTCGTGTATTAAGAACTGAAACAACAGCACTCACCGCAATCACCGCTTTGCAGGTTCGGTTCGGCGATCTGGGATAA
- a CDS encoding prepilin peptidase, producing MPLSRCCFIKTPLLFFLNEFLVFIKFCLPFLLLFLLPKTRRKQLAISYIIICLYWFFSIYSLSLLIILSVLSFYLLMLSFFDADYFLLPNTLTYWLIFLGLSCNYTTFGLVPFDHAFYGFLGGAGLFYGIYLWGYLIYQKCVLGFGDVKLFSAIGAWCGFEKLPYILLLGSLLGLSVYCGVLLTTKEFLKKVAFGSCLSFSTLMILGFYFSSYNSFN from the coding sequence ATGCCATTAAGCCGTTGTTGTTTTATAAAAACACCTTTACTCTTTTTTTTGAATGAGTTTCTTGTTTTTATTAAGTTTTGTCTGCCTTTTTTACTATTATTTTTGTTACCTAAAACCCGTCGTAAACAACTTGCTATAAGTTATATCATTATTTGTTTATATTGGTTTTTTTCAATTTATTCGCTTTCTTTATTGATAATACTTTCTGTATTAAGTTTTTATTTATTAATGCTCTCTTTCTTTGATGCTGATTATTTTCTTTTGCCTAATACATTGACTTATTGGCTAATATTTTTAGGGCTATCGTGCAATTACACAACCTTTGGACTAGTACCTTTTGATCATGCTTTTTATGGTTTTTTAGGTGGTGCAGGGCTTTTTTATGGCATCTATTTATGGGGATATTTGATCTATCAAAAATGTGTTTTAGGTTTTGGTGATGTGAAACTATTTAGTGCGATAGGTGCATGGTGTGGATTTGAAAAATTACCTTATATTTTATTACTCGGCTCTTTGTTGGGATTAAGTGTGTATTGCGGAGTATTGCTCACAACGAAAGAGTTTTTAAAAAAAGTAGCATTTGGCTCTTGTCTTTCATTTTCAACATTAATGATATTAGGTTTTTATTTTTCGTCTTATAATTCCTTTAATTAG
- a CDS encoding DsbA family protein, whose protein sequence is MASVASNTGNTLGTKILHYVYDPLCGWCYGIAPLIEAVSNAFPHSIKLHGGGLFTPARVVTGGQSWKEHVTPIDDRISQLSGQVFSHAYRDCLGNTEMVLNSLLPISAILVAEKMGNRDVYLLKALQEAYYLDGLNISDKDTLLFIVKKLGFDVEQFASLLSDISNNQVQQHLNQTQQLMHQVNGRGFPTLFIEDNQGYRLISIEKYLGDTKRWQQFIKENL, encoded by the coding sequence GTGGCCTCAGTAGCAAGCAATACAGGTAATACCCTAGGTACTAAAATATTGCACTATGTTTATGATCCTCTTTGTGGTTGGTGCTACGGCATTGCCCCTTTGATTGAAGCAGTAAGCAATGCATTTCCACATTCCATTAAGCTACATGGTGGTGGATTGTTTACACCCGCAAGAGTAGTAACGGGAGGTCAATCATGGAAAGAGCATGTCACGCCAATTGATGACCGTATTAGTCAATTATCTGGCCAAGTTTTTAGTCATGCGTATCGTGATTGCCTTGGTAATACGGAGATGGTATTAAATTCACTGCTACCTATTTCAGCTATTCTTGTTGCCGAAAAAATGGGAAACCGTGATGTTTATTTACTAAAAGCATTACAAGAGGCCTATTATCTTGATGGTTTAAATATCAGTGACAAAGACACACTGCTATTTATTGTGAAAAAACTTGGCTTTGATGTTGAACAATTTGCATCCTTATTATCTGACATCAGCAATAACCAAGTTCAGCAACATTTAAACCAAACACAACAATTAATGCACCAAGTTAATGGTCGTGGTTTTCCGACTTTATTTATTGAAGATAACCAAGGTTATCGCCTGATATCGATTGAAAAATATTTAGGTGATACAAAACGTTGGCAGCAATTTATAAAAGAAAATCTATAA
- a CDS encoding MBL fold metallo-hydrolase, with product MKKLLPLTLATTAFFATSALATDLTLDIYNPEEASVFPVSSEIIYGDKDAVLIDAQFQKNDAQALVDKIKASGKNLTYIYISHSDPDFYFGLDVITNAFPNAKVIATAPTIKAINETQAGKLAYWGPVLKENAPQKIIIPEVLKGDSFSLEGETISVKGLDGQSPDRTYLYVPKLNAVMGGVLVSENIHVWLADTQTVAERQHWVSALQQIKSLSPKTVIPGHYLPKATYDLQAVDFTMNYLIEAEKNLEKTKNSDEFIAAMEKNHQNLADKSSLELSAKVLKGEMQWPQ from the coding sequence ATGAAAAAATTACTTCCTTTAACACTTGCAACTACCGCATTCTTCGCAACATCAGCGCTAGCAACTGATTTAACATTAGATATTTATAACCCAGAAGAAGCGAGTGTTTTTCCTGTCTCTTCTGAAATTATTTATGGCGATAAAGATGCCGTATTAATTGATGCACAATTTCAAAAAAATGATGCACAAGCGCTGGTTGATAAAATAAAAGCCTCTGGAAAAAACCTGACTTATATCTATATCAGCCACTCTGATCCTGATTTTTATTTTGGGTTAGATGTCATTACTAATGCATTTCCAAATGCCAAAGTGATTGCAACCGCACCCACAATTAAAGCCATTAATGAAACACAAGCAGGAAAACTTGCCTACTGGGGGCCTGTGCTTAAAGAAAATGCCCCTCAGAAAATTATCATTCCTGAAGTACTAAAAGGTGATAGTTTTTCTTTAGAAGGTGAAACCATTTCAGTCAAAGGCTTAGACGGACAATCTCCAGATAGAACATACCTGTATGTTCCAAAACTTAATGCAGTAATGGGTGGTGTTTTAGTTTCTGAAAATATTCATGTTTGGTTGGCTGATACTCAAACCGTGGCAGAACGCCAACATTGGGTTAGTGCATTGCAGCAAATAAAATCACTATCCCCAAAAACCGTTATTCCTGGTCACTATTTACCAAAAGCAACATATGACCTACAAGCTGTTGACTTCACAATGAATTACCTAATTGAAGCTGAGAAAAATCTTGAAAAGACAAAAAATTCAGATGAATTTATTGCAGCAATGGAAAAAAATCATCAGAATTTAGCAGATAAATCAAGCCTAGAGCTTAGTGCAAAAGTACTAAAAGGAGAGATGCAGTGGCCTCAGTAG
- a CDS encoding LysR family transcriptional regulator, translating into MDKIKSSEVFVTIVKQGSMIKAADYLGMSRAMVTRYLNEMEEWAGVRLLHRTTRKQSLTSVGEMVYEQSLQLLEMAERIPANIPKERHQISGLVRITSSQSLANSILSVAICEFMQRYPLIAVDLQITNQTVNLVEERIDIALRITNHLEPNLIARSLATCLSVVCAHKDYLAKKGIPQTPDELAQHQCLTYRFFGRSLWEFNLGDERYSVPVGGNLSANESVVLLQATLKGVGISLQPYYSAKPYLESGELEQVLANYQALPMGIYAVLASRQNMPAAVRVLLDFLVEWFSSSPYWLALSGKSLG; encoded by the coding sequence ATGGATAAAATAAAATCATCAGAAGTGTTTGTAACCATTGTGAAGCAGGGAAGCATGATAAAAGCTGCTGATTATCTAGGTATGTCTAGAGCTATGGTGACGCGTTATTTAAATGAAATGGAAGAGTGGGCTGGGGTGCGTTTATTGCATAGAACGACACGCAAACAAAGCCTAACATCAGTAGGTGAAATGGTATATGAACAGAGTTTACAGCTATTAGAAATGGCTGAACGTATTCCTGCCAATATTCCGAAAGAACGTCATCAAATCAGCGGGCTTGTTCGTATTACCAGTTCACAATCATTAGCAAATAGTATTTTGTCAGTGGCGATATGCGAGTTTATGCAACGTTATCCTTTAATTGCGGTTGATTTACAAATTACCAATCAAACCGTGAATTTGGTAGAAGAACGAATTGATATTGCATTGCGTATTACGAATCACCTTGAGCCTAATTTAATCGCACGCTCGTTAGCGACATGTCTTTCAGTGGTGTGTGCTCATAAAGATTACTTAGCAAAAAAAGGTATACCTCAAACGCCAGATGAGCTTGCTCAGCATCAATGTTTAACTTACCGATTTTTTGGTCGTAGCTTGTGGGAATTTAATTTAGGTGATGAACGTTATTCAGTCCCTGTTGGCGGTAATTTAAGTGCAAATGAATCAGTTGTTTTATTGCAAGCTACGTTAAAAGGAGTCGGCATATCGCTACAACCTTATTATTCAGCCAAACCTTATCTTGAAAGCGGTGAATTAGAACAAGTTTTGGCTAACTATCAAGCTTTGCCGATGGGGATTTATGCAGTTTTAGCGAGTCGGCAAAATATGCCCGCAGCTGTCAGAGTATTGTTGGATTTCTTAGTTGAGTGGTTTTCATCATCACCTTACTGGCTTGCTTTATCGGGTAAAAGCTTGGGTTAG
- a CDS encoding LysR family transcriptional regulator, with the protein MKAPFNWRHIEIFHAVMTTQNLTEAAELLKTSQPTVSRELSRLEHLLAFKLFDRIKGRLQPTTEGLRFFEEVQRSYYGLDRIINAAENIRHFNQAELNITCLPAFAQSLLPSICRQFLDTYPDVNLTIVPQESPLLEEWLSAQHYDLGLTEHTQTPAGTQQETLLTLNEVAVLPKSHPLCKKPLLNPADFQSQRFISLSANDSYRQLIDTVFIKDGITRQLVMETQSAASICAMVSENIGISIVNPITALDYLDKSICLRPLSFSIPFTISLITPSHRPSSQLVSYFIDVMKETLSDYPKQLTQAFTR; encoded by the coding sequence ATGAAAGCTCCTTTTAATTGGCGGCATATTGAAATTTTTCATGCAGTGATGACCACTCAGAATCTAACTGAAGCCGCAGAGTTACTGAAAACATCACAACCCACTGTCAGTAGAGAGTTGTCTCGTCTTGAGCATCTATTAGCATTTAAATTATTTGATAGAATAAAAGGTCGTTTACAACCCACAACTGAAGGGTTACGCTTTTTTGAGGAAGTACAGCGTTCTTATTATGGCTTAGATAGAATAATTAACGCCGCTGAAAATATTCGCCATTTTAACCAAGCAGAATTGAATATCACCTGCTTGCCCGCATTTGCTCAGTCATTATTACCTTCAATTTGCCGACAATTTCTAGATACATATCCTGATGTCAACTTAACCATTGTTCCGCAAGAATCGCCTTTATTAGAAGAATGGTTGTCGGCTCAACATTATGATTTAGGGTTAACTGAACACACTCAAACGCCAGCAGGAACGCAACAAGAAACGCTACTCACACTCAATGAAGTTGCAGTTTTGCCAAAATCACACCCATTGTGTAAAAAGCCATTGTTAAATCCTGCTGATTTTCAAAGCCAGCGTTTTATTAGCTTGTCTGCCAATGATAGCTACCGACAATTGATTGATACCGTTTTTATTAAAGATGGAATTACACGACAGCTAGTGATGGAAACGCAAAGTGCTGCCTCTATTTGTGCCATGGTGAGTGAAAATATCGGCATTTCAATTGTTAACCCGATTACCGCACTTGATTACTTAGATAAGTCTATTTGTCTTCGTCCTTTAAGCTTTTCTATCCCCTTTACCATCAGCTTAATTACTCCATCACATCGCCCATCATCACAACTTGTTTCCTATTTTATTGATGTGATGAAAGAAACATTATCAGATTACCCTAAGCAACTAACCCAAGCTTTTACCCGATAA
- the lysA gene encoding diaminopimelate decarboxylase, whose translation MTTSITMAQYQLAQTYGTPLWIYQGDTISQRIAQLKSFDVVRFAQKACSNIHILRLMKAQGVKVDSVSLGEIERALVAGYQGGREKSEIVFTADLLDERTIERVVELDIPVNAGSIDMLRQLGERNQGHAVWIRINPGFGHGHSQKTNTGGENSKHGIWYEDVPEALAVIQQYNLTLVGFHMHIGSGVDYQHLSSVCDAMVEQVLTSQVDIQAISAGGGLSTPYQEGDAIVDLDHYFSLWDKARQRIAQQLGHSVELEIEPGRFLVAESGVLISQVRAVKSMGSRHYVLVDAGFSDLMRPAMYGSYHQISVLDSHGQIKPMTELQETIVAGPLCESGDVFTQQEGGTVVPRLLPQAQVGDYLVIHDTGAYGASMSSNYNSRPLIPEVLITEGVPQLIRRRQTIEELLALELDL comes from the coding sequence ATGACAACATCAATAACTATGGCTCAATACCAATTAGCACAAACTTATGGAACGCCATTATGGATTTATCAGGGCGATACGATTTCTCAGCGTATTGCTCAGCTTAAATCTTTTGATGTGGTTCGTTTTGCTCAAAAAGCCTGCTCCAATATTCATATCTTACGTTTAATGAAAGCACAGGGTGTTAAAGTTGACTCTGTTTCATTAGGAGAGATTGAACGTGCTTTAGTTGCGGGTTATCAAGGAGGTAGAGAAAAAAGTGAGATTGTCTTTACGGCTGATTTACTTGATGAAAGAACCATTGAGCGTGTTGTTGAATTAGATATTCCTGTTAATGCTGGCTCCATTGATATGCTTCGTCAATTAGGTGAACGCAATCAAGGGCATGCGGTTTGGATAAGAATTAATCCTGGATTTGGTCATGGACATAGCCAAAAAACCAATACAGGCGGAGAAAACAGTAAGCATGGTATTTGGTATGAAGATGTGCCTGAAGCGTTAGCCGTGATCCAACAATACAATTTAACGCTAGTTGGTTTTCATATGCATATTGGCTCTGGTGTTGATTATCAACACCTTTCTAGTGTCTGTGATGCAATGGTAGAGCAAGTGCTTACCTCTCAAGTTGATATTCAGGCTATTTCGGCAGGAGGCGGATTGTCAACGCCTTATCAAGAGGGTGATGCGATAGTCGATTTGGATCACTATTTTTCTTTATGGGATAAGGCTCGTCAGCGTATTGCACAGCAGTTAGGACATTCTGTTGAGTTAGAAATCGAGCCAGGACGTTTTTTAGTGGCTGAGTCAGGGGTATTGATTTCACAAGTGAGAGCCGTTAAATCAATGGGAAGTCGTCATTATGTGCTGGTGGATGCTGGATTTAGTGATTTAATGCGCCCTGCAATGTATGGCAGTTATCATCAAATTTCAGTTTTAGATAGCCATGGTCAAATAAAACCAATGACAGAATTACAAGAGACGATTGTGGCTGGTCCTTTGTGTGAATCTGGAGATGTTTTTACTCAGCAAGAGGGAGGCACTGTTGTTCCTCGTTTATTACCTCAAGCACAGGTAGGTGATTATTTAGTTATTCATGATACTGGCGCTTATGGTGCTTCAATGTCATCAAATTATAATAGCCGACCACTTATTCCTGAAGTGTTGATAACAGAGGGCGTTCCCCAATTAATTCGTCGTCGTCAAACAATAGAAGAGTTATTAGCGTTGGAATTAGATCTCTAA